The DNA window ttattcatttactctcacatatatatctccaaattaaccatagctctcgatcCAACCATTCGAAAacttaatcttttaaattaagcataattatatatatatatatatatatattatttcaagttcaatttattaaattttcatcgTTTCAGTTTTTGAACTGATTTATCTcaatagtttaataaaatatttataatgttagtCTAGTTTCCTTTTATGGAATGAGGTACATTGAATGGACAAAgatattgataaattttatttatttcagctTTTAAAATACcgtttattagtttataaaatagtACACtcattattagttatataaatattaattataggGGTTAAAGGTTATAGGTTGTAAAAGAGTATTAAgaggtataaattatttatgttatctGTATTTAGTTGAAAGTATAAGAGgaatataaattgtataaattttataattttgtatttaattggtattataaaaatgttatataagatgtaaaagacatttttgccctttatatttatataaatttaatttaattgttaaactaaatatttagttaatttttttttattatttctctttattcatatatttttttttattgcttATAATTTGTGAACATATTTGATGtgttatgttataaaataatgttaacaaatattgtaatttttattcttatttataatttttttactaatttattttatttatctgttCATGGGTTTAGAAATgtaagaaaatgagaaattattaAAGAGAGGAAAACATGGATAAACTTTCTAGAACAGGGCTTTCAAGGGAAAACAATAATAAGAATAGGGTAAATatggaaataatatttttaatacatgtttgtatttaatatgatatataaattatataacttttttacaCTGTTTATATAAAACATTCAACTAAAAATCtaactaaatttattattagtattattctatatttacatattaataCCACTTAACAAACACaaccttaaaatataaatttattttcaaaatatttctataatcatttgttataatattgtaatattcaACTAAACATATttagatgttataattaatttggttggaatataaatttataataggaataaaaagaagaacaaaagtaaaaaaagaataGTAATCTAAAAAGgagaataaaaagaataaaagtaaaaaaaaaaaaaaatagtaaattatagGCTGTTAAGCTAACAGCTCGTCTTCCTCACCTCTTTCTCTCtaatatgtataaaattaaGGCATTGTTTGAATTGTGCCTTAGTTCGAATgggagttatttgaataatttagaaagagaaaaaaagtaACGATTggttgataattttgagaaaatgatgaCTATATTTAgtaaaatgacttaaaagatattgatatatataaataaaataaaaaataataatttaaaatatagaattaaatatttgtttattatttaaatatttatgtattttattttgtgtattaattatatatttatataaataattaaaatatttaaaatatttaaaattttaatactaaaagtcaaaaataaaatataatatacattagtattttttttaaatacatacaAATTactgagtttttttaaaatatccttttaattattaaattttgacctccattaagttaataaaaaatataataaaaatactaatagtcttttaaaaaaaatatttatcattttttcgcCAACAAAATTAAACTTTGGACTTATTAATCTTAGGATTTCAATTAACCtctcattattaatattgtaccttatatgaaacatttttttaacgaaTTCTTACCGTGCTCATTATTATATTAGGGTCCTTTAACATgtcattttcattattaaatttttattattaaatattttaaaacaaatattaataacgattaaataaataaatgttaattttttatttttaataaaaactaatattcattatatttttgcTAAGACGATTCCATATAAattttgggagtcaaagatttATCTAAAATCTCGTTTTTTGGATGAAGCTTTGATAGATTATAAtagatgatatgtgcatgaaaaaagtTGTATTATAGCTAGTTGTATGTGTTAAGAAAATGTTGAATcggcaactcacttactttttgTATTGTCAATGACTAAtatttggagtcttttgtggaATATTACTATGATTCATTGGGTGATACTCAAGTCTTTAGGTAGTTGATGGAAAGTTTGAATTGATGTGCCTGATATGGACTACcgacatatttgagttattatcccaattatttttggtGTACTATCTGGTtgaagagaaatcgtcgaacttccAATGATTGTATGCGtctgatgcgtatcattcataaaaCTATTAATATGCTTTCTGAGATTCGTTCAAGAAAGTCAATAAAGTCTATCGGTGAGTTAATCGTTATTCTCGGTGATTTACGAGCTCAATAACTATTAagtactatttttttattttttttattttcatgtcatgCTTTTTCGTTTTGCTTAAacgattatttttatttttaatatacataaacctttttttaaaaaatctaatattcattcaccaataaaaataaattgatcttTTTTTGTCaccaaaaatatgttttgacTTGCTAATTTTGTAACATCACATCAAATATttctcaattgacctctcattaCTAATTTCACTACCTCAATTTGAACCTTTTGTACTAGTTTTTTACCCTAACTCATTACTAATCTtcaagtttttaaaatattaatatatttttaaaatatttattataaatatcttattatatagTTACGTACATGTTCAACATACAATGAAATCAAGCAGAAAcgccaatttttttttaagaatattaaaatccTTGCTTAGTTCAAGGAGAGCCAATCTAAGTAATGAGTGTGGGAAAACAGTGACAATATAACATTGTTAGATCTCAAATTCCTCAAATTCGTCATCGTCTTCGAATAGGTCAATTTTGGTTTCTTCAACCGCTACCTTGAATTCGACCATCATTCTCACCGTCACTAACAAAATGCTATCCATACAAACACAACATCATATATAAAAAAGGGACGACATAAAACCCTAATAAGAAGGAATGAATGTTAGTCTATTATAGAGAACATAAAAATGAGATTAGAAAACTAATTAACTTATGATTACAGACGACGACGGAGTCGACGAGTGAACGAAGCATTCGTTGCAACAGTGGGGACAACGCTCGTCATAGAAGTAGTGGTCGGCGGTCGCAAGAGATTTTGAAAATGGGAAAAGAGGAGGAGCTCTTAggttttgttaattaattgagtAATACTGATTGGTGTTTCTACAATCGatattataacttaataaaCGCGTCAAAATTGACGCCTATTTTTCCTATATATTTTTAGGGTCTATACCGATTAGTTATAATATCAATCGGTTTTTTTCATAGGCTATACCgattgatattatattataatcaatCGGTATTAAGCTAATAATATCGATTGATATTATAACCAATCgttattattaacttaatatCGATTGGTTAGCTTAATACCAATATCGATTATTTCAAAGTTGCACCTTGCGTGATTCAAACTTTAGTTTTATTATGTACTACAAACACTTTAATCATGAGACCActaaagattattaatttatatttataattttgtgtatgaatatataacttatataattaatcattcaactcatgttaaaaaaacataattctctaccatagaaaaaaaaatattacttataaaaaatttaataaaaaaaatatctttggTTCATCAAcgtatatttataatatatttgactgaatttaatatataaaagttaaatatctTAGTTGGTTCAATTGTTGcacatttaatataatatatatgttgcAAGTTTAAGtcttacatatatattgttaattgatattttttaataaatcattttaaattttgaggACTGTGAATCCGCAAACCaaccaaatatctatttattctcatatatatatatatatttatggtaaaaaactcatttagacgtaaatacttgtaataaaataataaaagttcatttataAGTATAAGTATGTATTTTAATTGGATCATCTCGCCTCAGTTTACTAAACagtattaactattttttttttttaaataatttatttttttactttttttattaattaataaatttatttcattttatctattttttccTATTCTTATGTCTTATATtagtatttgattattttatttttttctaaaattttgcattctttatatattaacttagatcatttaaaattattttatattttagagactagtattgaatattaaaatgtataaaatagttGAATgtttactttaatatttatttattttaaaaattctaaattctaaaatagaataaatcgaaagattattaattttatttttgtttatattaaaataaataccctccacaaaaacattacaataaaacaaaatttcataaacaaattgtaataaaaattttgtttatgaatttttatatttatttgtgaattttgttctatgtaattttttttgtgaagttttatttttatttttttaatatgaaaaaaatgaaattaatagtctttatgtttaatatttgatttagaatttaatttttttttactataaataaatattatagtaaatattaaactattttatacattatatataatattcaaatattagtcTTTAAAAAAagcaatttttaaaataagatataagaatagagaaagaagaaataaataaaaagagataaattaattaattaattgataaaaaaaaatagagaaaaactgaatatttaattaataaatatttaattttaagaaatatttaacaATGTTGATAAACATAGGCTAGATGAGCCAATTTTTAGTATATACGTCTCACTGAACTAGGTGTGCAAGTATATacatctaaataaatttattttttaaatttataaattcgttTCGCAGAGTAATTAACCTCTCCTCAGTGTATTATAACTAAACTCCGTCTTAATCTTAATATGGTTCAAACAACTCAATAACAATACAGTGAAGATTAGAAACACACTTTGGATTTCCGACCAAACATGTATACTTtaacaaacttttttttagtttagaacATGTCATTCTATTCAAAATTGAATATATGTCAACTTAAGCTAAGGTTCTAAACTATATTAATCAACCCACATATTAGTTATTGAGATTTTAtctgagagaaaaaaaaaattatgtaaatttgttagaataaatatacatatatccctatttttatttttctcattttcgtcctgaatttttataatctaaataatccTCTTACATTTTGATGGGTCGTTTTTCGTTCATACCCGTCAATTGTTTTTGTGACCACTTTCTTGAGTGTAAGAATCTCATTTAATGATAAGATCACTctaaatttctttttctttttcaataaaaagttattgaaactaatatttttagaaGTCTTTTACCGGTATGGTTAGTTTGTTCGATTATTCTAATTTATCATTCATCGTTATATAAGTAAAACGAATTTGAATTTAGAgtcattataaaaaattcaacatTATTGGATCTTttcaattagaattttttttcattccattaaacatttaattttttatttaattgttttgatttttttaatattattttatattatatgtaaCATTTATTGAAATGAATGAGAATTaactctttattaaaatattaaaaaaatgtattatatctaatatatcttgataataattaatttattataaagcATCATTATCTCTAATTCATTTAAAGTTATATTGTTTTAACTTTAAGATATCCATCAATGAATGTGTCAATGAATGTGTTCTGTAAtctattcttttatattttgatttggagcttgaattgaatttgaaaattaataaaaacatgttaacaatttttgttgttaaactattttattgaaatattatataatattttgaaaaaacataattatacaaatattgAAGCATTTGATAGCTTTTCTTAGTGAAACACATCTATAAATCGATTTATTTTTCTCGTTTATTTCAATCAAATATGAGTATGAACCTACacacaaaaacattttattgaatggTATGTTTTTCTATTGagaaatatgtataattttaaaatatatagtcgAATCGACGGTCCAACTGGTCCGACCGCGAACAAGTTAGATAAACGGTTCGACTTCTAACTACAATACGATTACGTTCAAAATCCGGTATGACCGGATGGTTCGACTGAAAATTAAAATCGGAATTTTTCGGTTCAAAAAGTTATCTCCTACGTGATGCGTTTCTCTTTCTCTCATCCAATGACTATGACCGCTTGCAGCTTCGGTCCGATAGGTTCCAACAGTGCGGCCATTCTTCCCGGCTCCCGCTGACTGTGACCGTTTGCCGCCCTAGTTGGTTCCATATATAACGACCaattaaatagagaaaaaaaatgaaagataagaaaaatatcaaagattaaaaatattaataataaataataatatataaatctaCATTAGTGAGAAAATGTAAACTAGTCAGTTGTCAATCAAAGCGTGGATACTTTTTTTTCTCAGGTTGGTTTTTTCAGAATTAAACAATGAATGACTcgatacattaaaaaaaaaatatatatatatataaaaaaaataaaaaataaaaaatgacagtTGGATAGAATCGTTCGAACCGGATCATTCGTAAAATAATCCGAGTTGATAAACGGaacaattttcaaaacattGCAAATAGGGGTTTTCAATAGTTGGCATAAACCAATATCCGACCTAATTAGAATAAATCAgattcaaatttcatttttgttttttaattaaattttaaactaattcgaatttaaataagatttttaatttaattatgggTTTAAACTCGAAATCAAAGTCGAAAAaccaattttgtattttattatttattttaattatattatatataattaaataattatatattagtaaaaCCCAATTTACTAGAGTTATCATTGGTATAGTCTcaaataaacaaagaaaatattaaaaattttgagcaaggtattattttattatctctaatttaattatttataaataaattatatgataattttaaaaaatttattataaaattgaattcattaaattttaaatatgacaattatgatttaataaattatataatttgtttttaagtcATAGGATAAGGCAACGAAGTTGGGAACGATAACAAGATCGCGAATTTGATGTGACCGGTCACTACTCACTtatgtagaaaaaaaaatattaaaaataataataaataaataaaaaatagtcatGTTCATGAGATTTTTGTACatgagagaataaaataaacatgtttAGGAAAAAAAACCTCCTCAACATGAACATATGTTCGGAACAAAAAAAACTCCAAAACAtgatcattttctaaaaaaaaataatctccTGAATAtggtattattttaaaaagaaaatatatatttttttctctcatacaCATGTTGCAAGACACATTGAATTAGTGACTTTgctttaattataatttcattgtccaaatcaattttttttgttttttatgttaaattttttagagaagatttgatatcttaattgaatttttttttttaatttattttgaataattcgaattcaaaattGATATGACAAAAATATTCgaatttagtttgaatttgacgaatttattcgaattgaaaccaaaaattaaattaatcaaatcacTTGAATAATCCAAAAACGAATACTTCtcattataactttttaattgcCATAATTTAATtacgtatatatattttatattcacctTGAGAgtctaaaaatatgtttaaatgaacCCTTTATTTTTGATATCCAAAAGGATGCAATATGATTTTAACGGGCCGTCCTAAATCCGGCCCAAATACCTTTTGTAACTCAAAAATAACTCCTTTGTTTGTTTGACCTCAAAAATTCCGTATTATTAATAAAcctccctccctccctcccGCCCGCTAATAACCCGAGCCAGGATTTCTCACAGTATCCTTCGCTTCTTCCCTACAATGGAAGCCGAATTCAAATCTCAATTCTTGTACGATACCCTAAGTCCTATCACCGCCGCCGATCCCGCCGCCGGCGAATCCCCATCATGTAACATTGAATCCAAACCTTACGTTGTTTTCCGCAACGAAATCTCTCTGTCTACCCCTTGCGCACCCTCGAACGAGATAGAAGCTACTGATTTTTTCTCTCTTGACGTCGCcgctgatgatgatgatgaagaagaggattTGGTCATTACTCCTCTCCCTTCTGCTGTAAATCACAAGTCGGCGAAGGACACGGTAGAAGAGAACACTCTTGAGGGGAACTGGTTTAGGGGGAATTGTCGATTCAAGAGTCCCATGCTTCAACTTCACAAGGGTACGCCTTATTTCTTTGATTACTTCAGCTGGTGCTGAATTGATTATAAATATCTTATCTTTATTTATGATGatgatcttttttttttgttgagtaTCATGATATACTTACGGTCCTACTTCagcaaaaaaaaatagttgtgCATGTTCTTACTATGTTCTGTATTACAGAGATACTGGATTTTTGTGATTTCCTCTCACCAACCcaagaagaacaagaacaaAGAAAAGCATCAATTGATCGTGTATTTGaagttatcaaatatatatggCCAAATAGCAAGGTCAGATAGATTCAACCACCCTTTCTAAAGCAGCCATATATGATCACAACTTGTACAAATTGAGTGAATTATTAAACCTTTTGTGCAGGGTGAGGTTTTTGGATCTTTCAGGACAGGGTTATACCTTCCAAGTAGTGACATTGATGTAAGCCTACAATCACGTTTTCATCGGTCATTCTTGAACGAAATCAATGCTTATTTCTTTCCAAATGTCTGTTTTAGCTTGTGATTTTGGAGTCAGAAATCAAAACTCCAAGACTTGGCCTGCAAGCGCTTGCTAGAGCGCTTACTCAAAAAGGCATTGCAAAGAAAATACAGGTACACAACCTGCTAGTCTTGAATTCTTTCATTCTACTGTCACAATTGACTCCTCAAATGACTTCCTATGTCTTTTCAGGTTATTGCAAAAGCCCGAGTAccaattatcaaattcatagaGAAGAAAAGTGGGATTTCATTTGATCTAAGGTGAAAACAAACCCGGAAACTCgatatgtttttgaaaaatttgaattgaGGTGTATAGTATTTTCATATACACATACCAATTATTTTGTAAGAGAGCGAAGAGTAACACATTTTTCCATGCTTCTCAACTGTTTTATTGAATTCTGTGAAGATACAAAACTATTTATCTAAGATTCTTGGTCTatgctattatatatattattcttgatATGAAGAAGTTTTAGCAGTGCATTCAATGATTGGATATATACCTTCTTTATTAATCTTATGCATTGTTTTTCCTTATTTCATATAAATCTCTCCATTGGGTTTTACCGTTTGATTAGTGTTTCAAATTTCACTCATATGATTGGTTTTTGTCATGTGCAGCTTTGATTTGGAAAATGGGCCTAAAGCAGCTGATTTCATAAAGGTAGTTTTTTACTGCACATTTAATTGAGATTTTCCTGTGCGGGCACATTCTATACTTATCTGATAAATGGTTTGATTTTCAGGAAGCAGTAACTAAATGGCCTCCACTACGACCGTTGTGTTTGATCTTGAAAGTTTTTCTACAGCAAAGAGAGCTAAATGAGGTTTGAAACTTTGTTAGCCTGTTCTTGTTTTCCGTAAGAATCTTCCACATCTGATTTGCATGGTCTTACAGGTCTACACGGGTGGAATTGGTTCGTATGCTCTCCTCGCAATGCTCATTGCAATGCTGCgggtaattaatttattaatttataaattttcttcgTCTCTGCATGCCATCATTCTCATGTTTTATATTTCTGTGTGTTTCTCAATATGCAGAATATGAACCACCGACGAGCTTCTCCAGAACTAAACCTCGGAGTACTTTTggtaaatttttttaatgttatccACAATATTTATGAGTCAATGAGCCACTTGGTAGATGAAATATTGACTAAACAGCACAATTACATTAAAACATATTTCAATATTTGTACAAAACCCCAACATCACTATTTATATATACCTTTTTATTTGTTGAAgtttatattaacaaatttatctCAAATACGCGAAGGTTGTTTATTGAACAACTTGGACCAATCCAGTTTCTAATTCGTTTCATCTCAATCATAATGTACATGAATACTGAGTTGGATGCGTTAATCTTGGGATCAGGTACacttttttgatttttatggACGCAAATTGAACATCTCCGATGTTGGAGTATCATGCAATGGAAAGGGCACATTCTTTGTGAAGAGTAGCAAAGGGTACACATCATAACTCTTGTTCTACATTAATGTTCTTCTTTGTTATCCATCATTTTCCCTGCTGTCTAATTGTTGTTTGCttcttgtttttttgtttttgttaggtttttaATTGACGGGCGACCATTCTCACTCTGCCTTGAGGATCCACAGGTGATACTTCtctttttatatgaaaattaaatcaatCCAAATTGATATACTAACCTGTGATATTTCTGCATTTAATAGGCACCTGAAAATGACATAGGGAAGAGctcatttaattatttccaGGTTTGATTTTGAAACCTTCAACCCTTTGATCTCATAAAAAAtctttgatatttattatagtTGTTTTAAAAACGATTTGATTGCATCAGGTTCGATCAGCCTTTTCCATGGCATTCTCAACGCTTACAAATGTGAAGACCATTATTGGTCTTGGCAGCAATAGAAGCATTCTTGGCACCATAATAAGACCTGACTCAGTTTTGTTGGAGAGGAAAGGAGGCTCGAACGGATCTGTGACATTTAAAGAGTTACTTCCAGGGGCTGGAGAGCCGTTGCAGGACCAATATGATGACAAACAAGATATTTACTGTAACTGGAATGTAGGTAATGACGATGAAATCCCTCTCCCTAGGGGAAATGGGCATGTCACTACTCCATTAAAATCGCCTTCTTCGTCTGGTAAAAAGAGAGAGGCGTCATCAAAGGTGAAGAAGAAGTCAAAGAAACTGAAACTGCAGAAAGAAGAGAAAAGTAGCAGAAAGGAAGAAGGAAGCAGCTCCAAGAAAGGGAAGGATTCCGAGAAGAAACGGTGGAGGAAGTATGGCAAACCTGGAAGTCAAGGTGGCAAAGGTGGTTCCGGCAGTCACCATGGCTGGTAATTTGTTAAAGAGAAATAGCCTAAGTTTTTATTGTATTCTTGAAATGAATATCTGATTGAtcgataaatataatttatgcaattttgaaCCATTTACTAAAATTTCAGCTTCCTAAACTTCGTAACAAATGAACTTGATACTCAACTTTcttttcttcaaaataaaccaTGGCCTGTGTCGAGAGAGAAAAACGAACCCACCGTCTGAGTGGGATACAAACAACCCGAAACTCTTACCCACCACGCAGTGCCATGGCGCAAGCTAGGAGggtgatgcggtgcgagtcgaagaggcgtttatgcgaaagttgcagcatccgaaaatatctcgcaagtgtcagatttcgacgattgcctagtgtttttcgggcggaaacgtttaggggctcaaaatcgcatttttttattagtttcgggtgttttttgcaatttattaaaagttgtttatttcttttgcaagctagggtttgagtatttaaaggatcttaaaacactttgttaggggaagattattaatcagaaaacgaggtttcctcaatatctatcaacgttcggtattcgtaagaatcaacgaatcttgataaaggttcatcttagccacgcacgctgcatcagttggtatcagtttccagtcgaccctgaggtatgccgccccgaagacagccgcgcaaccctacccctggtgctgatgatggtgaccttgctgagttgcgacgtgaaaacgctgagtttcgccgtgataacgacgatttgaggcggcaggttgaatggttgacgcaacggatggatgcatctatgcacatgcaccaccctgaagatgatgttacgatgacagatgaaaaccctctcggtggtcttcggaatcgatcccctgaacgccccaatcatcgctgggagcaggctttcagggtggacatccctaagttcgatggtagtctatcaccggaagagtttattgattggctttctcaggttgaagagattctggatttcaaggaagttcctgcagatcgtcgtgtaccccttgttacgatccgcttacatggtcgtgcacaagcatggtggcagcagttgaaacagacacgtgttcgtcatggtaaggcaaagctcacgaattgggacaaattcaggaagcatattagggctgcgtttctaccatataattacgaacgtaacctgtaccagcggttccagaatcttcgtcagggttctcgttccgtggatgactattccactgagttttacacctttgtggctcgtgttgacctgtctgagtcccctctccagttggtttctcgctatattggtggccttcgcctccagttgcaggatattttgaatatgtttgatcccttgactatttctgaggcacatcagcgtgcttcacaggctgagaaacagctagccaggcgcggttcgggtagctttggaaaacaggttgtccccactagtggcattggttcttcttcccagtcggcccatcccaccccagccccccctcgcggcactacagcccccccgcagggacgtcccggtggcttgcgttgtttcaattgtggtgaagttggccatcgccaagcagagtgtcgcaacccaaagtccaccaatcgtggtctttttactgaggtggatgatcctgactctgctcttccttcagattcagccccagtgtatgatgtttatgatgatgaggcagcggaggagtatgtttctggtgatgttggcccccttttggtgattcgtcgatcatgtttaacccctcgtgctcctgacaacgagtggttacgcaataatctgttccattccacttgtaccatcggtggcaaagtttgcaccttcatcattgatgctgggagttgtgagaatgtgatttctgaggttgcagtttcgaagctgggtctgtccactgaacctcatcccaagccttatcgcttgtcctggctgagtcaaggtacggatgttacagtttcgaagcgcgtacttgttaatttttccattggttcccattatcgtgatgctgtatattgtgatgtggttcctatggatgcttgtcaccttttacttggtcgcccttggcagtttgatcattctgttatacatgatgggcgtgctaatatctac is part of the Impatiens glandulifera chromosome 1, dImpGla2.1, whole genome shotgun sequence genome and encodes:
- the LOC124921433 gene encoding terminal nucleotidyltransferase 4B-like; its protein translation is MEAEFKSQFLYDTLSPITAADPAAGESPSCNIESKPYVVFRNEISLSTPCAPSNEIEATDFFSLDVAADDDDEEEDLVITPLPSAVNHKSAKDTVEENTLEGNWFRGNCRFKSPMLQLHKEILDFCDFLSPTQEEQEQRKASIDRVFEVIKYIWPNSKGEVFGSFRTGLYLPSSDIDLVILESEIKTPRLGLQALARALTQKGIAKKIQVIAKARVPIIKFIEKKSGISFDLSFDLENGPKAADFIKEAVTKWPPLRPLCLILKVFLQQRELNEVYTGGIGSYALLAMLIAMLRNMNHRRASPELNLGVLLVHFFDFYGRKLNISDVGVSCNGKGTFFVKSSKGFLIDGRPFSLCLEDPQAPENDIGKSSFNYFQVRSAFSMAFSTLTNVKTIIGLGSNRSILGTIIRPDSVLLERKGGSNGSVTFKELLPGAGEPLQDQYDDKQDIYCNWNVGNDDEIPLPRGNGHVTTPLKSPSSSGKKREASSKVKKKSKKLKLQKEEKSSRKEEGSSSKKGKDSEKKRWRKYGKPGSQGGKGGSGSHHGW